Proteins encoded within one genomic window of Trichoderma asperellum chromosome 2, complete sequence:
- a CDS encoding uncharacterized protein (SECRETED:SignalP(1-18)~CAZy:GH18), whose protein sequence is MLKLFCAALPLVARVALAAPTVAERCQAPEQHSVPLSSPVSSGLTASLPFGSEPLDTEPIVVDPFASQSSHLEPLAPNPLDLGSGAESPVPPLSDPLLDNPTPGPFSSPASSSSARNDTSSQSEAKPPFFKPSNTGTTNEKSSWTRPQGKKKNVVYFTNWSIYGANFLPQHVPADEITHLLYAFAGIASDGSVISIDTWGDEQKRLGDDQSWDESGNNVHGAIEQVFLLKKTHRSMKTLLSIGGWTASQEGKFDPAISSAAGRSQFARTAVELLARWGFDGLDIDYEYPLSGEEAENFVYLLRECREALDDYAQRNNQDYHYLLTVATPAGPLHYNILDMQGMDRYVDAWHLMAYDYAGSWDDTSGNQANVFADPYHPTSTKFNSNDAVDGYLANGIDPSKIIFGLPLYGRSFMNTQGIGQPYQGLGQGSIEQGVWLYRDLPRPNSDVYISRKIIAAFCYDAATEELVSYDTVETARMKAGYLMSRGLGGAVFWEASGDKTGEDSLVITVARELGDLDDSMNMLDYPESPFDNIRGAA, encoded by the exons ATGCTCAAACTCTTTTGTGCCGCTCTGCCACTTGTGGCCAGAGTTGCCCTGGCTGCTCCAACCGTTGCTGAAAGATGTCAAGCTCCAGAGCAGCACTCAGTGCCTCTTTCTTCGCCAGTATCGAGTGGACTGACCGCTTCTCTGCCATTCGGCTCAGAGCCGCTGGATACTGAGCCCATCGTCGTGGATCCATTTGCTTCGCAGTCGTCACATCTAGAGCCATTGGCTCCCAATCCACTCGATCTAGGATCAGGCGCGGAATCTCCTGTACCGCCACTGTCAGATCCATTACTGGACAATCCCACTCCTGggccattttcttctccggcatcatcatcatcagctaGAAATGATACTTCTTCACAATCAGAAGCCAAACCTCCGTTCTTTAAGCCAAGCAACACTGGTACAACTAATGAAAAGAGCTCCTGGACAAGACCacaggggaagaagaagaatgttgTGTATTTTACAAACTG GAGCATCTATGGCGCAAATTTTCTGCCTCAACACGTCCCCGCAGATGAGATTACGCATTTGCTGTATGCGTTTGCTGGAATTGCCAGCGATGGATCTGT CATCTCGATTGATACTTGGGGCGACGAGCAGAAGCGCCTTGGCGACGACCAGAGCTGGGACGAATCCGGAAACAACGTCCATGGTGCTATAGAACAAGTATTCCTACTGAAGAAGACGCATCGCTCCATGAAGACTCTGCTTTCTATCGGCGGTTGGACTGCGTCGCAAGAGGGCAAGTTTGACCCTGCCATCAgttcagctgctggccgaAGCCAGTTTGCTCGGACTGCTGTTGAACTTCTCGCCCGTTGGGGATTCGATGGTCTTGATATCGACTACGAATACCCTCTTTCTGGAGAAGAGGCGGAAAATTTTGTGTATCTCCTCAGAGAGTGCCGAGAAGCTTTGGATGATTACGCCCAACGCAATAACCAAGATTACCACTACCTTCTCACTGTCGCGACACCTGCTGGCCCTCTGCACTATAACATTCTGGACATGCAGGGAATGGACAGATATGTCGATGCTTGGCACCTCATGGCCTATGACTATGCTGGCAGCTGGGACGACACGTCGGGAAATCAAGCAAACGTCTTCGCTGACCCTTATCATCCTACTAGCACCAAGTTCAACTCCAACGATGCAGTAGATGGCTACCTTGCCAATGGTATTGATCCTAGCAAGATTATTTTCGGCCTTCCTCTCTACGGCCGTTCATTCATGAACACCCAGGGCATTGGCCAGCCCTACCAAGGCCTGGGACAGGGCTCCATTGAGCAGGGTGTCTGGCTATATCGCGACCTGCCACGACCTAACTCGGATGTCTACATCAGTAGAAAAATCATCGCGGCATTCTGTTACGATGCAGCAACAGAAGAGCTCGTTTCGTACGATACCGTCGAGACAGCTCGAATGAAGGCCGGGTATCTCATGAGCAGGGGCCTCGGAGGTGCCGTCTTCTGGGAAGCTTCAGGTGACAAGACTGGAGAGGACAGCTTGGTTATAACCGTGGCCAGAGAATTGGGCGACTTGGATGACTCAATGAATATGCTTGATTACCCTGAGAGCCCGTTTGATAACATTAGAGGTGCAGCCTAG
- a CDS encoding uncharacterized protein (EggNog:ENOG41), with amino-acid sequence MAIPKHIKSLPVGTPVNLQLLSSSAGEFRKAHPSASGRPYDKVVVGAAALQHASGSPSQTPRILLLKRAPREPYYPNVFELPSGKVDPDDPTLKHALFREVKEETGLDVAEILAELEPMIYSTEKSTTGAAGEEVLVSKSAIQLNYVVSVSPGTIKLSADEHSESCWASEADLAGLDITDAMRTVIREAFQWASSQ; translated from the coding sequence ATGGCCATTCCAAAGCACATCAAATCTCTCCCGGTCGGCACACCCGTCAATCTACAACTCCTCAGCAGCTCAGCCGGAGAGTTTCGCAAGGCCCATCCGTCTGCATCAGGCCGACCGTACGACAAGGTTGTGGTTGGAGCGGCTGCTCTTCAGCATGCCTCTGGCTCTCCTTCCCAGACGCCGCGCATCCTTCTCTTGAAAAGGGCGCCCCGCGAGCCGTATTACCCAAACGTCTTTGAGTTACCCAGCGGGAAGGTCGACCCGGATGATCCAACCCTCAAACATGCTCTTTTCCGCGAGGTGAAGGAAGAGACCGGCCTCGACGTGGCTGAGATTCTTGCTGAGCTAGAGCCGATGATATATTCAACCGAAAAATCAACCACCGGGGCAGCTGGCGAAGAAGTGCTTGTTTCTAAAAGCGCTATTCAGCTCAACTACGTCGTTTCAGTCTCTCCTGGTACAATCAAGCTTAGTGCAGATGAGCATTCAGAGAGTTGTTGGGCTAGCGAAGCAGACTTGGCTGGGTTGGATATTACAGATGCGATGAGAACTGTGATCCGGGAAGCATTTCAGTGGGCTTCAAGCCAGTAA
- a CDS encoding uncharacterized protein (EggNog:ENOG41), with the protein MPSLSLLPKELALMIYKRSSQSCLHRYLSFWSYARWWNLGHDKTPEMIPIDAVEEWQRGSHPIMSKGARHGEVESDAQKPIIIVLSIDSHGLRSIKRVPKGYTDADSKPSQPDTVVYVAEAAECFASAYVEYNYPFARLQLTGRPDQFRVWDTPSPPPWQECVVDANYDSARAKSHLSTIDTRNSTGLTFFICHSLVWAIHTHTKAQASAQRTFNALSPNIQPLVQWVHVPLGTEDTITALGWSRGYNNARFYLRLKLAGDIVVGSTYRMRNEDVQLIQHPLTLIYERPDGEAVTFVGGYAKQLEADEQKDAEAVSTFTFQYRRQPFMSATYSSAPLNDVIRTRVFYERGAPACRGIVLEYGNGSKRGLGQCRLGVDQTEECIDPTQLCYSSLGKNSVQVRFSNGSSHWHEETGWTCCMMRGVLEFWFSDTEVKLNWQQQQYDA; encoded by the exons ATGCCCAGTCTGTCATTGTTGCCCAAAGAATTGGCACTCATGATTTATAAACGATCCAGCCAGAGCTGCTTGCATCGGTATTTGTCTTTCTGGTCCTATGCACGATGGTGGAACCTGGGGCATGACAAAACGCCAGAAATGATTCCCATCGATGCAGTCGAAGAGTGGCAGCGTGGTTCACACCCGATCATGAGCAAGGGCGCTAGACATGGCGAAGTGGAGAGTGATGCGCAGAAACCCATTATTATAGTCCTGTCCATCGATTCTCACGGCTTGCGGAGTATAAAACGGGTCCCGAAGGGCTATACTGATGCTGATAGCAAGCCTTCACAACCCGACACAGTTGTATATGTCGCTGAGGCAGCTGAATGCTTTGCCTCTGCGTATGTGGAGTATAAC TATCCATTTGCCCGGCTTCAGCTTACGGGCAGGCCAGACCAATTTCGAGTCTGGGATACACCTTCGCCCCCACCATGGCAAGAGTGTGTTGTAGATGCAAATTACGACTCTGCGCGTGCAAAGAGCCATCTATCGACTATTGACACCCGCAACTCCACAGGCCTGACGTTTTTTATATGTCATAGTTTGGTATGGGCTATTCATACACACACAAAGGCACAGGCTTCCGCGCAGCGCACATTCAATGCCTTGAGCCCAAACATTCAGCCTCTTGTCCAGTGGGTTCATGTTCCTCTTGGCACCGAAGACACAATTACTGCCCTTGGCTGGAGCCGTGGTTATAACAATGCGCGCTTTTAC CTGCGTTTGAAATTGGCAGGGGATATAGTTGTGGGGTCGACTTATAGGATGAGAAACGAAGATGTGCAGTTGATCCAGCATCCTCTCACTCTTATATACGAAAGGCCGGATGGCGAGGCGGTAACCTTTGTAGGTGGCTACGCCAAACAATTGGAAGCAGACGAGCAAAAAGATGCCGAGGCTGTCTCTACGTTTACCTTCCAGTATAGGAGACAGCCATTCATGTCTGCCACTTATTCATCGGCTCCTCTAAACGATGTCATTCGGACTCGAGTGTTTTATGAAAGAGGTGCTCCAGCATGCCGAGGGATTGTGCTAGAGTATGGGAATGGGTCGAAACGGGGCCTTGGACAATGCAGACTGGGTGTTGATCAAACCGAAGAATGCATAGACCCTACACAACTTTGCTACAGCTCGTTGGGCAAGAACTCTGTGCAAGTAAGATTCTCCAACGGGAGCTCACATTGGCATGAGGAAACTGGTTGGACATGCTGTATGATGAGGGGCGTTTTGGAATTTTGGTTTAGCGATACGGAAGTGAAACTGaactggcagcagcaacagtatGATGCTTGA
- a CDS encoding uncharacterized protein (EggNog:ENOG41) produces MVEHVRIHPQCGACSFAFTASEAVVALIKQGDNAIRATSPAILYEDSTYSDTGYTAEWLYCSRPKCKECISAAPTVTFHRECLEFSEQLSATEDKVPWLWTAATWRSPWNGARPLHHGLSPVVDVRHFIDRAAQACDMPSLSLLPKELALMIYKRSSQSCLHRYLSFWSYARWWNLGHDKTPEMIPIDAVEEWQRGSHPIMSKGARHGEVESDAQKPIIIVLSIDSHGLRSIKRVPKGYTDADSKPSQPDTVVYVAEAAECFASAYVEYNYPFARLQLTGRPDQFRVWDTPSPPPWQECVVDANYDSARAKSHLSTIDTRNSTGLTFFICHSLVWAIHTHTKAQASAQRTFNALSPNIQPLVQWVHVPLGTEDTITALGWSRGYNNARFYVSYSKSLATCIQLKLADGGENSCV; encoded by the exons ATGGTTGAACACGTCCGCATTCATCCCCAATGTGGCGCGTGCAGCTTTGCGTTTACAGCCAGCGAGGCTGTGGTTGCGC TGATCAAACAAGGCGATAATGCCATTCGGGCCACTTCCCCAGCAATATTGTACGAGGACTCAACATATAGCGATACCGGATACACGGCTGAATGGCTGTATTGCAGCCGCCCGAAGTGTAAAGAGTGTATCTCCGCAGCCCCAACCGTTACGTTTCACAGGGAATGCCTGGAGTTTTCTGAGCAGCTGTCAGCAACGGAGGATAAAGTGCCCTGGCTATGGACTGCTGCGACGTGGAGAAGTCCTTGGAATGGCGCACGGCCTCTGCATCACGGCCTTTCTCCTGTTGTTGATGTTAGGCACTTCATCGATCGCGCAGCCCAGGCTTGTGACATGCCCAGTCTGTCATTGTTGCCCAAAGAATTGGCACTCATGATTTATAAACGATCCAGCCAGAGCTGCTTGCATCGGTATTTGTCTTTCTGGTCCTATGCACGATGGTGGAACCTGGGGCATGACAAAACGCCAGAAATGATTCCCATCGATGCAGTCGAAGAGTGGCAGCGTGGTTCACACCCGATCATGAGCAAGGGCGCTAGACATGGCGAAGTGGAGAGTGATGCGCAGAAACCCATTATTATAGTCCTGTCCATCGATTCTCACGGCTTGCGGAGTATAAAACGGGTCCCGAAGGGCTATACTGATGCTGATAGCAAGCCTTCACAACCCGACACAGTTGTATATGTCGCTGAGGCAGCTGAATGCTTTGCCTCTGCGTATGTGGAGTATAAC TATCCATTTGCCCGGCTTCAGCTTACGGGCAGGCCAGACCAATTTCGAGTCTGGGATACACCTTCGCCCCCACCATGGCAAGAGTGTGTTGTAGATGCAAATTACGACTCTGCGCGTGCAAAGAGCCATCTATCGACTATTGACACCCGCAACTCCACAGGCCTGACGTTTTTTATATGTCATAGTTTGGTATGGGCTATTCATACACACACAAAGGCACAGGCTTCCGCGCAGCGCACATTCAATGCCTTGAGCCCAAACATTCAGCCTCTTGTCCAGTGGGTTCATGTTCCTCTTGGCACCGAAGACACAATTACTGCCCTTGGCTGGAGCCGTGGTTATAACAATGCGCGCTTTTACGTGAGTTACTCTAAATCCCTAGCGACATGTATACAGTTGAAACTCGCTGATGGAGGGGAAAACAGCTGCGTTTGA
- a CDS encoding uncharacterized protein (EggNog:ENOG41): MAQLNPSHSVPQDLMPHVHLISSYRYPAIPRLDFNEVAKWLINAPQIARDQAPFFWTYLDKPADGTILLTWQPLSRLGTNFATDGFVWAPPEQIYKHDLGNGLMLEIYYLKAGYIPGEQFTLHARRRFRLVPVAGHPNPPQPDPNLFIVHYGPAEMNDRVPVAMIPYDERVNAIMQQRHFLQRAGQIRRKEFMLSDRVNWPSLPELTRQQLGPQMNPRGVPQQMAYPAQPPPPGPPSKRARHGQNQGQQAALPPGMPPVDAAFDDDEDISRGDMFDHLTPREISMSRYQQNHEWMEEILSSAYRIGQITPADLGLGLKGELASLTEGIFTAQGGEAYSQAPEKSYVGRLDPGQADEFRKRVDKYVSTTQDEIKKMEEEHRKTMAAFKENSILKIKERELKAIADGPKHENRAHSDEEPAGRQVSKHSVEEIVQQVESASGRKIVSLPLSKRIQDGGYQPPAPEPLAPGSAAELSRQPSRAGSQASGAMMGETDMDMGDTASGLLDQMHTGFSSTSTPVNNFPTPQAHLSAGPSGAATPSQAVNAASPAPAPAPAPVPASAPSAPAAAAAPPQPSSDVEMGGTDTATENETTTQGPTDAAATTTAAAVSDPAPAPVAAASAEGDDAKPPTPTAAKAPSAAATPAVTDGGSVSFDQNDFSSLGDLDTAGDALAGYDAPDLDGSAGGLDDGLDLQMDMEDSAFGDAFHGVDASHTPGDGQNQDGM, from the exons ATGGCGCAACTGAATCCTAGCCACAGCGTCCCCCAGGACCTT ATGCCACATGTCCACCTGATCTCATCGTACCGATACCCAGCGATCCCCCGGCTCGATTTCAACGAGGTTGCCAAATGGCTGATAAATGCCCCTCAAATCGCGAGAGACCAAGCGCCCTTTTTCTGGACATACCTCGATAAGCCCGCCGATGGCACCATCCTACTGACGTGGCAGCCTTTATCGAGACTGGGGACCAATTTCGCGACAGATGGCTTCGTCTGGGCACCACCAGAGCAGATCTATAAGCATGATCTGGGTAACGGACTG ATGCTTGAGATTTACTACCTCAAGGCAGGCTACATCCCTGGCGAGCAATTCACCCTCCACGCTCGAAGACGATTCCGACTCGTTCCTGTCGCTGGACACCCCAACCCTCCGCAGCCAGATCCAAACTTGTTCATTGTGCACTACGGCCCTGCGGAAATGAACGATCGCGTCCCTGTTGCCATGATCCCATACGACGAGAGAGTCAATGCCATcatgcagcagcgccatttTCTCCAGAGAGCCGGCCAGATTCGCCGAAAGGAGTTTATGCTGTCTGATCGAGTCAACTGGCCTTCACTGCCGGAGCTCACTCGTCAACAACTTGGACCCCAGATGAACCCTCGCGGTGTGCCTCAGCAGATGGCATACCCAGcgcaaccaccaccacctggGCCTCCCTCAAAGAGAGCCCGCCATGGACAGAATCAGGGCCAGCAAGCGGCGTTACCTCCGGGAATGCCACCGGTCGATGCGGCctttgatgacgatgaagatatCTCAAGGGGAGACATGTTTGACCACTTGACCCCGAGAGAGATCTCAATGAGCCGTTATCAACAAAATCACGAGTGGATGGAGGAGATTCTGTCTTCTGCGTACAGAATAGGTCAGATCACACCCGCAGATCTCGGCTTGGGTCTCAAGGGGGAACTGGCGTCTCTAACGGAGGGTATTTTCACTGCTCAGGGAGGCGAAGCCTACAGCCAAGCTCCCGAAAAGTCCTATGTCGGACGTCTGGACCCCGGTCAGGCTGACGAGTTCCGCAAGCGAGTCGACAAATACGTTTCTACGACCCAGGATGAAATCAaaaagatggaagaagaacaCCGCAAAACAATGGCTGCGTTCAAAGAGAATTCTATCCTGAAGATCAAGGAGCGAGAACTCAAAGCCATTGCGGATGGCCCCAAACACGAAAACCGAGCTCATTCGGATGAAGAGCCCGCAGGTCGCCAAGTCTCTAAACACTCAGTTGAAGAAATAGTACAGCAGGTAGAGTCAGCATCAGGTCGAAAGATTGTCAGCTTACCGCTCTCCAAGCGGATTCAAGACGGTGGTTATCAGCCTCCCGCTCCTGAACCGTTGGCCCCAGGCTCAGCCGCAGAGCTCTCTCGACAGCCATCTCGGGCGGGGTCTCAAGCAAGCGGTGCAATGATGGGTGAAACTGACATGGACATGGGCGATACAGCATCTGGATTGTTGGACCAAATGCATACCGGCTTCTCTTCTACGTCAACACCAGTCAACAACTTCCCGACGCCTCAAGCTCATCTATCCGCCGGTCCGTCTGGCGCGGCTACGCCATCGCAAGCGGTAAATGCCGCCTCACCAGCACCGGCACCGGCACCTGCGCCCGTACCCGCATCGGCGCCATCTGctcccgccgccgccgccgctccgCCACAGCCATCTAGCGATGTAGAGATGGGCGGAACTGATACTGCCACCGAGAACGAG ACGACGACGCAAGGTCCCACCGATGCTGCCGCTACcacaactgctgctgccgtctcTGACCCCGCTCCTGCTCctgttgccgctgccagTGCAGAGGGTGATGACGCCAAACCGCCGACACCAACAGCTGCAAAGGCACCTTCAGCAGCGGCCACTCCTGCGGTTACCGACGGAGGCTCCGTATCTTTTGACCAGAATGACTTTAGCTCTCTAGGCGACCTAGATACGGCGGGAGATGCCCTGGCGGGATATGACGCTCCAGACCTAGACGGCTCAGCAGGTGGACTAGATGATGGCTTAGACCTTCAGATGGACATGGAGGATTCCGCGTTTGGAGATGCTTTTCACGGCGTAGACGCTTCTCATACCCCGGGAGACGGACAAAATCAGGATGGCATGTGA